A window of Rubricoccus marinus contains these coding sequences:
- a CDS encoding aldo/keto reductase, giving the protein MASLPAHASGTFDLGDGLTVHRLGYGAMRITGEGIWGAPDDHDTALAVLRRAVELGIDFIDTADSYGPFVSEDLIAEALAPYDGVTIATKGGLLRTGPGKWHPLGKPDYLRQAVHMSLRRLKMDTIPLYQLHRIDPDVDRGEQFDVLKEFVDDGLVARIGLSEVGVEEIQAAQEAGLNVVTVQNEYNLGQRKHEDVVDFCDKEGIGFIPWYPLNAGKLSESDVLQDAADSLGATHSQVALAWLLKRSPVMLPIPGTSSVKHLEENTAAAEIEMPDDVFEALDQATRETA; this is encoded by the coding sequence ATGGCTTCTCTCCCCGCACACGCCTCCGGCACCTTCGATCTCGGCGATGGCCTCACGGTCCACCGCCTCGGCTACGGCGCGATGCGCATCACCGGCGAGGGCATCTGGGGCGCACCCGACGACCACGACACCGCGCTCGCCGTCCTCCGCCGCGCGGTCGAACTCGGCATCGACTTTATCGATACCGCCGACTCCTACGGCCCGTTCGTGTCGGAGGACCTCATCGCCGAGGCCCTCGCGCCCTACGACGGCGTCACCATCGCCACCAAAGGCGGCCTCTTGCGCACCGGCCCTGGCAAGTGGCACCCGCTCGGCAAGCCGGACTACCTGCGTCAGGCGGTCCACATGTCGCTCCGCCGCCTCAAAATGGACACGATCCCGCTCTACCAGCTTCACCGCATCGACCCGGATGTGGACCGCGGTGAGCAGTTCGACGTGCTCAAGGAGTTCGTAGACGACGGCCTCGTGGCACGCATCGGCCTCAGCGAGGTCGGCGTAGAGGAGATCCAAGCCGCGCAAGAGGCCGGTCTGAACGTGGTCACGGTCCAGAACGAGTACAACCTCGGCCAGCGCAAGCATGAGGACGTGGTCGACTTCTGCGACAAGGAGGGCATCGGCTTTATCCCGTGGTACCCGCTCAACGCCGGCAAACTCTCCGAGTCCGATGTGCTCCAAGACGCTGCCGACTCGCTCGGCGCCACGCACAGCCAGGTCGCGCTCGCGTGGCTGCTCAAGCGTTCGCCGGTGATGTTGCCCATTCCCGGCACGTCCAGCGTGAAGCACCTGGAGGAGAACACCGCCGCTGCCGAGATCGAGATGCCCGACGACGTGTTCGAGGCGCTCGACCAGGCCACGCGCGAGACCGCCTAG